The genome window GCGTTCGGCCGGCCTGCCCGGCGGCGATCCGGACGCACCCGCCACCAGCAGGAAGCGATTCCCCGACGGATCCCAGTACCGGGTCGAGATCCCGAGCGTGGAGGGTCCCGACGTGCTGGAGGCGGTGCTGGCCGAGGCCGCGGCGCGGCGGGTGGTGGTCCACCGCGTCTCGCAGGGCAGCGGCGGCATGCTGCTCACCGACGGCGAACTGCGCGCGATGGCGGTGACGGCCGTCGACGCCGCCGTGGAGCTGAGCCTGTTCGCCCGCCCGGTGGCGGCGTGGGACACCTCGGCGCTGTCGACGGCCCCGGGCGGCGGGCCGGTCGCCGCGCAGGCGCGCGGGACAGAGCAACTGGTGCACGCGCTGGAGGACGTGCGGCGCACCGCCGAGGCCGGCATCCGCAGCGTGCTGATCACCGATCTCGGGGTGCTCTCGGTCGCATCGAGGATGCGCGAGGCCGGTGAGCTGCCCGCCGGCATGCGGTTCAAGATCAGCGTCCAGATGGGACTGGCGAACCCGGCATCCATCCGCATCGCCGAGGACCTCGGCGCCGACTCCTACAACGTGCCGACCGACTTCACCCTCCCGCAGCTCGCGGCCGTCCGCGCCGCGACCGACCTGCCGCTGGACGTCTACGTCGAGGCGCCCGACGACATGGGCGGCTTCGTGCGGCACTACGAGATCGCCGAGATCGTGCGCGTCGCGGCGCCGGTGTACGTCAAGTTCGGACTCCGCAACGCGCCGAACATCTACCCGAGCGGCCTGCACCTGACGCCCACCGCGGTCGCGCTGGGGCGGGAGCGGGTACGCCGGGCACGCATCGGCCTGGACCTGTTGCACCGGTACGCACCGGACGCCGTGGCCTCGACGTTGCCCGCCGAAGGTCTGGCCGTCCCGGTGCGCTGAGGTTTCTTCTTCACGGCAGTGCCAGGTGTTGATCGGCACGAGGTGGGGCCGCCGCGACGTTCTCAGCCACGCCGAACCGAACGTCATCGAGGATGAGAAGGTACGACACCGCCACGATGAAGGGGGCGATGCGTTGACGCACTCGAGCACGACTCGCCTTCGCGTCGCCGCCTACGTCATCCGACGCACCGGAACCGGCCCTCAGCTCCTCGTCTTCGACCAGGTCGGCGTCCCCGCGGCCGGTACCCAGATACCCGCTGGTGGCGTCGAACCGGGTGAAGCCCTGTCCGACGCGGTGGTCCGCGAGATCGCCGAGGAGACCGGCCTGACCGACGTCACCCTCGTCGCTGAACTCGGCGCGGAAGACAAGCCCCATCCCGAAACCGGGCAGCCCCGTCATACCACCTACTTCCACGTGCACGTGCCGTCCTGCGGCCGGAGCAGCTGGATTCACCGCGTCCGTGCGGCCGGCCAGGACAACGGCCTGCGGTTCGCCTGCCGGTTCACGGCCCTGCCGCTGTCGGCGCACCTGGCCGACCACCAGGACGTCTTCCTCGACCGCATCGCCCCCGCATGGGCCACGACCACACACCGCAGCCGGTGACGAAGCCCGCTCGACAAGCACAACCGCGATGGAAACGGTTCACCGAGCCGCTCGTGGCGCACCTTCGTCCACTGTGGTCGCGCGGTCGATCATGACCGCCGCCACCGTCGCGTTGGTGGACTCGTCGATGAGCACTCCGCCACCGGTGAACCGGTTGTGGGCGTACGGATCGCAGTGCACCGGCTCGTCGAGCCGGAGGCCGGCGCCTCCGATGTCGTTGAGCGCCAGCTCGTCGGCGGGTTCGCGGCGCAACGTCGTGACGTCCAGGCGGTGGTGCAGGTCGGTGACGGTCGCCCGGACGGTCTTGGTCGTGTGCTTCAGCAGCAGCCGCGAGCCGGGCTTCATGGCCCGTCCGGCCGACATCCAGCAGACCGTCGCGTCCAGGCGGTCCGACGCCACGGGCGGGGATTCGACGGCGCAGAGCAGGTCGCCCCGGTGCACCTCGACGTCGTCGGCGAGGCGCACGGTCACCGACAGCGGCGCGGCCGCATGCCGAACCGGGCCGTCGGGCGAATCGAGCGCCGCGATCCGCGTGCGCGTCCCGGACGGAAGGTGCAACATCTCCTGGCCCTCCATCGCCACCCCGGCGGCCAGTTGCCCGGCGCAGCCGGTGTAGCCGCCGACCGCTCGGATCACGTACTGCACGGGCAGCCGCAACGGACCGTCGTCGGCTGTCCTCGTGGCCACGGTTTCAAGGTGTTCCAGCAGCGTGGGCCCCTCGTACCAGGGCATGGCGGGCGAGGGGTCCACGACGTTGTCCCCGTGCAACGCCGCGATCGGGATCGCGGTGACCGCGCCGAGTCCGATGCGCTCGGCCCGGTCGCCGAAGTCCTCGGCGATCCGCTCGAACACCGACCGGTCGTAGCCGGCCAGGTCCATCTTGTTCACCGCCAGCACCACGTGGCGCACCCGCAGGAGACCGGCCAGCACCGCGTGCCGGTGGCTCTGCTCGGTCAGCCCGTGGCGGGCGTCGGCGAGCACGATCGCCAGGTCCGCCGTGGACGCTCCGGTCACCATGTTGCGGGTGTACTGCGCGTGTCCCGGCGTGTCGGCGATGATGAACGCGCGCCGCGCTGTCTCGAAGTAGCGATGCGCCACGTCGATCGTGATGCCCTGCTCCCGCTCGGCGCGCAGCCCGTCGGTGAGCATCGCCAGGTCGAGGTGCTCGTCGCCGCGTTCCAGGCTCGCCTGCCGCACCGCGTCGAGCTGGTCGGCCAGCAGCGAGCGCGAGTCGTGCAGCAGCCTGCCGATCAGCGTGCTCTTGCCGTCGTCGACGGCCCCGGCCGTGGCGAAGCGCAGCAGCCCGGAGGCCGGCAGCGAGGTCGCGGTGGTCGTGCTCATCAGAAGTAGCCCTCCCGCTTGCGGTCCTCCATGGCCGCGGCGCCCGCGCGGTCGTCGGCGCGGGTCTGGCCGCGCTCGGTCACCGGGGTCGCGGCGATCTCGGCGATGACCTCGGCGACGGTGCCCGCCCGCGACGGCACCGCCCCGGTGCAGGTCATGTCCCCGACAGTGCGGAAGCGCACCGAACGCTCCACCAGCGCCTCCTCGGGTGACCGGTCGACGAACCGGCTGTCGGCCAGCAGCATCCCGTCGCGTTCGAAGACCTTGCGCATGTGGGCGAAGTACAGCGACGGCAGCTCGATCCCGTCGCGCTCGACGTAGGCCCACACGTCGCGTTCGGTCCAGTTCGACAGCGGAAACGCCCGGACGTGTTCGCCCGGACGCACCCGCCCGTTGTAGAGGTTCCACAGCTCCGGGCGCTGGTTGCGCGGGTCCCACTGCCCGAAGGCGTCGCGGAAGGACAGCACCCGTTCCTTGGCCCGCGCCCGTTCCTCGTCGCGGCGGGCACCGCCGAACAACGCGTCGAAGCCGTGCTCGGCGATCGTGTCGAGCAGGGTGACCGTCTGCGCTCGGTTGCGGCTCGGCCACCGCCCGGCGGGTTCGGCGACCCGGCCCGCGTCGATCGAGTCCTGCACCGAGCCGACCACCAGCCGCACCCCGAGCTCGCCGACCCGCCGGTCGCGGAACTCGATCACCTCGTCGAAGTTGTGCCCGGTGTCGACGTGCAGCACCGGGAACGGGATCGGCGCGGGCCGGAACGCCTTCTCTGCCAGCCGGAGCAGCACCGCGGAGTCCTTGCCCCCGGAGAACAGCAGCGCCGGGCGGTCGAGCTCCGCGGCGACCTCCCGCAGGACGTGCACCGCCTCGGCCTCCAGCACCGCCAGCCTGTCCGCTTCCGGCATCACGCCTCCCCCGCCCGCTCCAGCCTCGACAGTTCGGCCAGCAGCCGCTCCGCCAGCGCGGGACGGCACACCACCAGGTCCGGCAGCCACGGGTCGGGCCGGTTGTAGACCAGCTCCGAGCCGTCCAGCCTCGAGGTGTGCATCCCGGCGGCCCTGGCCACCGCGACCGGTGCGGCGCTGTCCCACTCGTACTGGCCGCCCGCGTGGACGTAGGCGTCGACATCGCCGAGCACGACCGCGGCGATCTTCGCCCCGGCCGACCCCAGCGGCACCGTCACCGCGCCGAGGGCCTCGGCCAGCGCCTCGACGAACACGGGCGGGCGGGTCCGGCTCACCGCGATGCGGGGCCGCTCGCCGCCGGAGTCGAAATGCCGCGGCGGGTCGGCGGTGCTCAGCACCACGTCCCGGGCGGGCAGGGCCACCGCCCCGGCGACCAGCCCGGGGCCCTGCGCCAGCGCGACGTGCACCGCCCAGTCCTGCCGGTCCCCTTCGCCGAACTCCCTGGTGCCGTCGAGGGGATCGACGATCCAGGTGCGGCCGTCCGGCCGCCGCGGCGGGCCTGCGGTGCCGTGCTCGGAAAGGACCGTGTCGGCGGGGCGCTGCTCGGTCAGCTCCGCCAGGAGCAGTTCGTGGGCTCCCCGGTCCCCCTCCTCGCCCAGCGCCTTCGGGTCGGCCGGGTCGCCGCGCCCGCGCAGGTCGACGAGGTGGCGGCCCGCCGCCTCGGCCAGCCGCGCCGCCAGCACGTGGTCGTTGTCGGTCAACTTCGTCCTCCTTCGTCTCCCACCCGCGCCGGGGTGGGTTGGCCGGCCCGCAGCACCGCGGCCGCGGCACCGGCGGCGGCCACGGCGGGCACCACCGCGACGGCCACCGGCACCCCGAGCAGCACGAGTCCGGTCAGGATCAGCATCGTGCCCAGCGCCACCCTGATCGGGACGTCCGGCGTCCGGGCCGAGAGCACCGCGCCGGCCAGCACCCCCGGCACCGACCCTGCCAGCAGCGAGGCGACCAGGCCCGGGTCGACGTCGCCGACCAGCAGGTGCCCGCCCGCCGCGACCAGCACCAGCGGCACGGCCTGCACCAGGTCGGTGCCGACCAGCCGGGCGGAGGTCAGGCGCCGCTGGAGCAGCAGCAGGCAGACGATCACGATCGAGCCGGAGCCGACCGAGGTCGTGCCCACGACCAGTCCGGCCACCGCGCCGAGCGCGACGGTGGCCACCGGCCGGGCGCGCGGGTGCTCCCAGGGGTGCGGCGGACGCATCCGGTCCAGGTACATGCGGACGAACAGCGTCCCGGCCGCGACCACGACGGCCGCGCCCGCCACGATCCTGAGCACGTCCTGGGTCCGCTCGCCCAGCGTTCCGGCCAGCACCGAGCCGATCGCCGCGCACGGCAGCGAGCCGAGGCAGAGCAGTCCCACCAGTCGCAGGTCCACCGTCCGCCTGCGCAGGTGCACCGCGGCGCCGATGGGCTTGGTGACGGCACTGGCGACCAGGTCGGTGGACACCGCCGCCAGCGGAGGGACGCCGAACACCAGCGTCAGCAGTGGCATCGCCAGCGCGCCGCCGCCCATCCCGGTCAGGCCCACGAGCACCCCGGTGAGCAGGCCGGTGGCCGTCACGCCTAGGTCCACGGTCGCACCCAGCCCCGCTGCCGCAGCAGCGCGAGCACCTGCCCGACGCAGTCCCGCACCGGCAGGCGCGAGGTGTCGAGCACCAGGTCGGCGTCCTCCGGCGACTCGTACGGCGCGGAGACCCCGGTGAACTCGGGGAGGTCCCCGCTGCGCGCCCGCGCGTAGAGGCCCTTGCGGTCGCGCCGCTCGCACTCCGTCAGCGGTGTCGCGACATGCACCAGCAGGAACTCCCCGACCTCTCCGACGCGGGCACGCACCTCGGCCCGGTCGGCGTCGTAGGGCGCGATGGGCGCGCAGATGGCCACGCCGCCGTGCCGGGTGACCTCGGCCGCCACCCACCCGATGCGGCGCACGTTGCGGCTGCGGTCCTCGGCGGAGAACCCGAGCCCCGCGCACAGCGACCGGCGCACCACGTCGCCGTCGAGCAGCGTGACCTCGCGGGCGTCGCATCGGGTGAGCTCGTCGCGCAGCTCCCTGGCCAGCGTCGACTTGCCCGCCCCGGACAGCCCGGTGAAGAAGACGGTGAAGCCGCGCCGGTGCAGCGGCGGGGACAACCGGGACCATTCGCGCGCGACCGGCTCGGAGGCGAACCAGCCCGGCAACTCGTCCCCGGCCGCCAGCCGCTCGCTCAGCTCGTCCTCGCCGAGCCCGGGACGCCGCCGGGCCGCGGGCACGTCCGCGGCCGGGCGCCAGCGGTCCGCTTCGTCCCGGGCCATCTCCGGCGGTTCCACCACCCGGATGGGCGCGTGTTCCACAACGTCCTCGCTCAGCAGGTGCGTCGCGCCGTAGGCGGCGGCGACGTGGGCAGCCAGCAGTTCGTCCCGCTTACCGTCGCCGTGGGAACGCAACGGGACCGGCACGACCGTGGTGCCTTCGGGCAGTTCGGCCATCGCCGCGAAGGTGGCCCGCACCAGCGCCTGCGGTCTCGGGCCGGTGAGCCGCGGCAGGAGCAGGACCGTCGCACCGAGCTCCCCGCACACGTGCCGGATCTGCGCCAGGCGCCTGCGGTCCAGCGGGTGCCGCGGCACCAGCCCCAGCACCGGCCCCGGGGGCAGGCCCGCGCGGACGACCGGGGCCGGTGGCCGCAGCGTGCGCAGCGTCCGGCCCCTTTCGGCGCTCGCCGCCCGCACCGGACCCGCCAGGTAGGCCGCCCTTTCGTCCCACCACGGCGACACGTTGTCGACGACGGCGACCGGAGCGCCCTCTTCGTCGCGCAGCTCGACCCGTTCGTGGCGCGCGAGGTCGTCGGGGACTTCCAGCACGATCGGCACCGGCCACCGGGTGCCGTCGGGCAGCTCGCCCGCAGTGCGCACCGACTCCGCCGCTCCGGCATCCAGAAACCCGCGCAGGCAAGGGAAAGCGCCATCGAGCAGAAGCTCCACATCGGACAGTTCGGCGGGATCGGGCACCCACACCGGACAGTCGGACTCCGTCGCGTTCGCGCTCACGTGCACCTCTGGTCGGCCGTTGCTCTGCGATAGGACCAGACCACCCTGTCCGACGGATCCGGCGCCGGAGAACCCCGCTGACCACTTCTCGCCAACCGGCGCGGCACCGCGCCCCGCGCGCCATCGCGGCAGTGGAACGGAAACGTGAAATCCGGCAATCCCGCTTCGAGTCCACTATGGATCACCGTTATGCGGCATTGACGATCGGTGAACCGGGCGACAAGGTGTGAACACCTCGTCGTGAGACCCGCGAAGGAGCCGAGAATGGCAGCGCACGTCCTCCCCCACGACCGCGTCGGAAACGGCGACCATGCGGTGCTGGTCGTGCACGGCTGGTTCGGTGACCGGACCAGCTTCGCCCCGGTGCGGGCCCACCTCAACCGGTCGGCGCACTCCTACGTCTTCGTCGACCTGCGCGGCTACGGCGAAGCCGTCGACGTCGCGGGCGAGAACACCGTCGGCGAGGCCGCGGACGACCTGCTGGCCACGGCGGACTCGCTGGGGCTGGAGCGGTTCTCGCTCGTCGGGCACTCGATGGGCGGCATGATCGCCCAGCACGTCCTGCTGAAGGCCCCCGATCGGGTGCGCAGGCTGGTCGGCATCTCGCCGGTTCCCGCCTCCGGCGTTCCGTTCGACGAGCAGACCTGGGAGCTGTTCGCCGGTGCGGCCGAGCGCCCGCAGAACCGCAGGGCGATCATCGACAGCACCTCCGGCAACCGGCTTCCGGACACCTGGCTGGACGCGATGACCCGCCGCTCGGTCGAGCACACCGACACCCGCGCGTTCCGGCGGATCCTGGACTCCTGGTCGGGAACCGACATCCACCAGGAGGTCGAGGGCAACCCGACACCGGTCCTGGTGTGCGCCGGAGCGCACGACAAGTCGCTGACGCCCGAGGTGATGAAGGCGACCTGGCTGCAGTGGTACCCCAACGCCGAGCTGGAGGTCTACGCCGACGCGGGCCACTACGCGCCCGACGAGGTGCCGCTGGCCCTGGTCGCCCGCATCGAGGCGTTCCTGGCGTCGTGACCGCGACCGAGGTCCCCGACGTCTTCGACCCGCGCCGGTACGCCTCGGGCATCCCGCACGCCGACTTCGCCTGGTTGCGCGCGAACGCGCCGGTGAGCTGGCAACCCGAGCACGCGATCGGCGACTGGCCCGCGGGACCGGGGTTCTGGGCGGTGACCGGATACGACGACGTGGTCCGGGTGCTGCGTTCGCCCGGCGAGTTCTCGTCGTGGCTCGGTGCCACCCAGATCCGCGACCCCGCGCCCGCGGACCTGCCGTTCATCCGGCGGATGATGCTCAACCTCGACCCGCCCGAACACGGCAAGCTGCGCCGCATCGTCAGCCGGGCGTTCACACCCCGCCGCGTCGACCGGTTCCGGGCGGAGGTGGCGGCAAGGGCACGGCGGCTGGTCGACGCGGTGGCAGAGCGCGGGGAGTGCGACGTGCCGCCGGATCTCACCGACGACTTCCCGCTGCTGAACCTCGCCGACCTGATGGGCGTGCCGGAGGCGGACCGGCGGATGCTGCTGGAGTGGACCAACCGGATCATCGGATACCAGGACCCGGAGCATTCCGAGGTGGTCCGCGACGCCGACGGGCGCCCGCTGAACCCGCGCTCGCCCGCGATGCTCGCCGACATGTTCGGCTACGCCCGGGAACTCGCCGCGCACAAGCGCCGCCACCCCGCCGACGACCTGATGACCGCGCTGGCCACCGCCGAGGTCGACGGCAGGCGCCTGTCCGGAACCGAGCTCGAGATGTTCTTCTTCCTGCTGTCGGTCGCGGGCAACGACACCGTTCGCAGCGCCCTGCCCGGCGGCCTGCGCGCGTTCGCCGAACACCCCGGCCAGCACCGGCTGCTGCTGGAATCACCGGAGCTGCTCGAACGGGCCATCGAGGAGACGCTGCGCTACCACCCGCCGGTGCTCAGCTTCCGCCGGACCGCCACCACCGGCGTCGAGCTGGCCGGGCAGGCGATCCCGGCGGGCGCCAAGGTCGTGGTGTTCCACTGCTCGGCGAACTTCGACCCGGCGCGCTTCGACGACCCGCTGCGCTTCGACATCCGCCGCGACCCGAACGAACAGCTCTCGTTCGGCACCGGACCGCACGTGTGCCTCGGCGCCCACTTCGCACGGCTGCAACTGCGGGCGTTCTACTCCGAGGCCCTGTGGCGGTTGCGCGACCTGCACGTGACCGGGCCGGTGCGGCACCTGGTGTCGAACTTCATCAACGGCATCAAGCATCTGCCGGTGGGTTTCACCGCGGTCCGCCCGCGCTGATCGGCACCGCCGCCCGCGGCGGGCACCCCTATCCTCGACGGATGGCATCCGACTTGCCGCGGGCGGCGACGGGGGCCGCGGTGGCGTTGCGCTCACCGGAGGGGCGCTGGATCATCGTGGCGACGATCCTGGGCTCGGGCGTGGCCTTCCTCGACGGTTCGGTGGTCAACGTCGCGCTGCCGGCCATCGGCCGCGACGTCGGCGGCGACCTCTCCGTCCTGCAGTGGGTGCTCGACGCCTACCTGCTCACGCTCAGCGCGCTGCTGCTGCTCGGCGGCGCGCTCGGCGACCGCTACGGGCGCAGGCTGGTGTTCAACATCGGACTGGTGGTCTTCACGCTGGCCTCGCTGGCCTGCGGGCTCGCCCCGACCGGCGGCGCGCTGATCGCCGCCCGCCTGGTGCAGGGAATCGGCGGGGCGCTGCTGATCCCCGGCAGCCTGGCGCTGATCAACGCCTCGATCCGCCAGGAGGACCGCGGCCGGGCGGTGGGCACGTGGGCCGGGCTGACCGGTGTCTCCTCGGCGATCGGCCCGTTCGTCGGGGGCTGGCTGGTGGACGCGGTGTCCTGGCGCTGGGTGTTCTACATCAACGTCCCGCTGGCGGCCCTGGCGCTGCTGGTGACCACGCGCCGGGTGCCGGAGAGCCGCAACCCCGGGATGTCGGGCAGGCCGGACCTCGGCGGCGCGGCGGCGGTGACGGCGGGCCTGGCGGGCACCATCTACGCGCTCATCGAGGTCCCGGTACGCGGCTGGGACGGCGTCACCGCGGCCGCGGCGGTCGTCGGAGTGGCTTGCCTCATAACCTTCCCGGTGATCGAGTCCCGCATGGCGGAGCCCCTGATGCCGCTGTCGCTGTTCCGCTCGCGGCAGTTCGCCGGGGCGAACCTGGTCACCTTCACCGTCTACTCGGCGCTCAGCGGTGCGCTGTTCCTGCTGTCGCTCCAGCTCCAGCAGACGCTGGACTACGACGCGCTGCAGGCCGGTATCGCGACCCTGCCGATCACCATCATCATGCTGCTGCTCTCCAGCCGGATGGGTGCGCTGGCGCAGCGCACCGGACCCCGGCTGCCGATGACCGCGGGTCCGCTCGTGTGCGCGGCGGGGCTGGCCCTGATGACGCTGGCGGTGCCGGGAAGCACCTATCTCGGCGGCGTGCTGCCCGGCGTCGGTGTGTTCGGGCTCGGGCTGGCGATCACGGTCGCGCCCCTGACCTCGGCGGTCCTCGGCGCGGTCGACGAACACCACGGCGGTACCGCGTCCGGCGTGAACAACGCGGTGTCCCGGGTCGCGGGCCTGCTCGCGATCGCGGTGCTGCCCCTGGTGGCCGGGCTCACGCACACCGGCGCGGGCGCTCCGCTGGGCGCGGGCTTCGGACGGGCCATGCTGATCTCGGCTGCCCTGTGCGCGCTGGGCGGTGTCCTGGCCTGGTTGACGATCGACCGCGCACGGCGCGTCGAGAACATGCCGGTGCCGGGGCTGAACCACGCGTGCCAGGACCCGTGCACCTGCGCCTACCGCTCCGGCGAGCGGCGCGGGAGCGGTCCCGCGGTCAGCTGATCCGTACCCCCGTCGTCGCCCACCGCCTCACGCGGCCTGCTCGACTTCGTCCATGCGCCGGATCCTGCTCATCCACATCTCGAGCTCGACGAGCTGGCCGTCCAGGATCTCGCTGCCGTACATGTCCGGGCCCGCGCTCAGCACCATCAGCTCCTCCCAGCGGTGGCGCATCTGCTCGGCGAGCTCACGCAGCGTACTCGGTCCCATGCGGCTGCCCCTCTCGTTCGGTCACCCAGGCGAGAGTACGAAGCTGGGACATGTGTTCGGTAAGGCCTAAAGTCACGAGTCCGGTCACTCGGAGATCACCTTCCCCGCACGGCGGGGCTGTGGTCTGATCGAGAAGGTGGGGACGTCCCCCCCCGCTCGACCCGAGGAGGGCGCGGAATGCGAAGAGGCCGGCGGGGGCACCCGTGCGACCCCGACACATCGCGGATCGGCTTGTGGCGCTGCGACGAGTGCGGCCAGCAGTGGGAGATCCACGGCGTGGAGGGCGACGTGCGGGTGCGCAGGGTGAGCAGGGTCGCGCAGTTCTTCATGTGGCTGCTCGGCTGACCGCCCCACCCGGCTGGTGGCGCCCGCGCCCGGACGCGCCGCGGGTGTCTCACGCCCGGCGCCGCGGCATCGAACGTAGCCGCTGCCGTCGCGGCGGACAAGATCGCGGGCCTGCTCCGTCCCGGCATTGCTGCATTCGCGCGCATGTCGGGCGCCGAGCTTGACACCGTTCCGGAAAGCCGATCACGATTCTTTCGTCTCACGCCCGAATTCCGCGCCACCGCAAAGGGAAAACGGCACGGATGCTTGAGGTGGGAGACGCGATGAGCCAGGCCCGCGAGCGGCTGAACGTCGGAATCCTCGGAACCGGGACCATTTTCGGCGCGTACGCGCGGGGACTCTCGCTGTTCCCGCACCTGCCGGTCGTGCGCGTCGCCGACCTCGACCTGGACCGCGCGCGCGACGCCGCGCGGCAGTGGCGCATCCCCGCGTGGGGCACCGGTGAGGAACTGCTCGCCGACGACGAGGTCGACATCGTCGTCAACATCACCCCGCCGTCCGCGCACGCCCGGCTCACCGACGCCGCGTTGCGTGCGGGCAAGCACGTCTACGTCGAGAAGCCGCTCGCGGCGACCATGCGCGAAGCGCTGGACAACCTCGCGACCGCCAAGGAGACCGGGCGCGTGCTCGGCTCGGCACCGGACACCTTCCTCGGCACCGCCGGGCAGACCGCGCGAGCCGCCATCGACGCGGGCCTGATCGGCCGGCCGTTCGCGGGCACCTCGTTCGCCCGGTCGTCGAAGGCCGAGACGTGGCACGCCGACCCGTCGTTCCTGTTCCAGGCAGGTGGCGGTCCGGTGCTGGACTGGGGTCCCTACCACGTCGCCGCGCTGGTCAACCTGCTCGGCCCGGTCGGCCAAGTCGCCGGAGCCACGCTCACCGCCGAAGGCGAGATCGCCGTGACCGCTCCCCGGCGCCGCGTGGAGCGCATCAGCGTCGAGGTCCCCACCCACGCCACCGGCGTGCTGCGGTTCGAGTCCGGCGCGCTGGTGACGACGATGTACAGCTTCGACGTCTGGGACACCGAGCTGCCGCACCTGGAGATCTACGGCACCGAGGGCACCCTGCAACTGCCCGACCCCAACACTTTCGACCAGCCGGTACGCATCAGGCGCCGCACCGACGACGACTGGTCGCAGCTACCCCCGGTGATCGGCCGCACCACCCCCGAGCCGCCCAAGCCGTTCCGCGCGCTGGGCGTGGCCGACCTGGCCGCGCACCTCGAAGGCGACGACCACCGCACCAGCGGCGAGTTCGCCTACCACGTGTGCGAGGTCCTGGACGCGCTGCAGGCCATCACCCTGGACCAGGGACCCGTGGACATCGCCGGCCGGGTCGAGCGTCCGGCACCCGCGCTCGGTGCCCGCCACCTCACCTGATCCTGGCGCCGACCGCTTTCCGGAAGCGGACGGCGCCCACCGGCGGCGCGCGGCGATCACCCTGCGCCACCGGGAAATCCGTTAATGTGATCGGTCGCGCAGCCCACGGAAGGAGTGCACTATGGCCAGGTTCCGGTGGTTCACCCACTCCGTGCCGGACGGCCTCCCCGTGCGCCAGGTCTACGGGTTCCTGTTCGCCTCGGACGGGCGCGTGCTGATCCG of Saccharopolyspora erythraea contains these proteins:
- a CDS encoding U32 family peptidase, with product MRATREFLRSAGLPGGDPDAPATSRKRFPDGSQYRVEIPSVEGPDVLEAVLAEAAARRVVVHRVSQGSGGMLLTDGELRAMAVTAVDAAVELSLFARPVAAWDTSALSTAPGGGPVAAQARGTEQLVHALEDVRRTAEAGIRSVLITDLGVLSVASRMREAGELPAGMRFKISVQMGLANPASIRIAEDLGADSYNVPTDFTLPQLAAVRAATDLPLDVYVEAPDDMGGFVRHYEIAEIVRVAAPVYVKFGLRNAPNIYPSGLHLTPTAVALGRERVRRARIGLDLLHRYAPDAVASTLPAEGLAVPVR
- a CDS encoding NUDIX hydrolase, which gives rise to MTHSSTTRLRVAAYVIRRTGTGPQLLVFDQVGVPAAGTQIPAGGVEPGEALSDAVVREIAEETGLTDVTLVAELGAEDKPHPETGQPRHTTYFHVHVPSCGRSSWIHRVRAAGQDNGLRFACRFTALPLSAHLADHQDVFLDRIAPAWATTTHRSR
- a CDS encoding sulfate adenylyltransferase subunit 1 → MSTTTATSLPASGLLRFATAGAVDDGKSTLIGRLLHDSRSLLADQLDAVRQASLERGDEHLDLAMLTDGLRAEREQGITIDVAHRYFETARRAFIIADTPGHAQYTRNMVTGASTADLAIVLADARHGLTEQSHRHAVLAGLLRVRHVVLAVNKMDLAGYDRSVFERIAEDFGDRAERIGLGAVTAIPIAALHGDNVVDPSPAMPWYEGPTLLEHLETVATRTADDGPLRLPVQYVIRAVGGYTGCAGQLAAGVAMEGQEMLHLPSGTRTRIAALDSPDGPVRHAAAPLSVTVRLADDVEVHRGDLLCAVESPPVASDRLDATVCWMSAGRAMKPGSRLLLKHTTKTVRATVTDLHHRLDVTTLRREPADELALNDIGGAGLRLDEPVHCDPYAHNRFTGGGVLIDESTNATVAAVMIDRATTVDEGAPRAAR
- the cysD gene encoding sulfate adenylyltransferase subunit CysD codes for the protein MPEADRLAVLEAEAVHVLREVAAELDRPALLFSGGKDSAVLLRLAEKAFRPAPIPFPVLHVDTGHNFDEVIEFRDRRVGELGVRLVVGSVQDSIDAGRVAEPAGRWPSRNRAQTVTLLDTIAEHGFDALFGGARRDEERARAKERVLSFRDAFGQWDPRNQRPELWNLYNGRVRPGEHVRAFPLSNWTERDVWAYVERDGIELPSLYFAHMRKVFERDGMLLADSRFVDRSPEEALVERSVRFRTVGDMTCTGAVPSRAGTVAEVIAEIAATPVTERGQTRADDRAGAAAMEDRKREGYF
- a CDS encoding 3'(2'),5'-bisphosphate nucleotidase CysQ, which produces MTDNDHVLAARLAEAAGRHLVDLRGRGDPADPKALGEEGDRGAHELLLAELTEQRPADTVLSEHGTAGPPRRPDGRTWIVDPLDGTREFGEGDRQDWAVHVALAQGPGLVAGAVALPARDVVLSTADPPRHFDSGGERPRIAVSRTRPPVFVEALAEALGAVTVPLGSAGAKIAAVVLGDVDAYVHAGGQYEWDSAAPVAVARAAGMHTSRLDGSELVYNRPDPWLPDLVVCRPALAERLLAELSRLERAGEA
- a CDS encoding sulfite exporter TauE/SafE family protein, producing the protein MTATGLLTGVLVGLTGMGGGALAMPLLTLVFGVPPLAAVSTDLVASAVTKPIGAAVHLRRRTVDLRLVGLLCLGSLPCAAIGSVLAGTLGERTQDVLRIVAGAAVVVAAGTLFVRMYLDRMRPPHPWEHPRARPVATVALGAVAGLVVGTTSVGSGSIVIVCLLLLQRRLTSARLVGTDLVQAVPLVLVAAGGHLLVGDVDPGLVASLLAGSVPGVLAGAVLSARTPDVPIRVALGTMLILTGLVLLGVPVAVAVVPAVAAAGAAAAVLRAGQPTPARVGDEGGRS
- the cysC gene encoding adenylyl-sulfate kinase, which gives rise to MSANATESDCPVWVPDPAELSDVELLLDGAFPCLRGFLDAGAAESVRTAGELPDGTRWPVPIVLEVPDDLARHERVELRDEEGAPVAVVDNVSPWWDERAAYLAGPVRAASAERGRTLRTLRPPAPVVRAGLPPGPVLGLVPRHPLDRRRLAQIRHVCGELGATVLLLPRLTGPRPQALVRATFAAMAELPEGTTVVPVPLRSHGDGKRDELLAAHVAAAYGATHLLSEDVVEHAPIRVVEPPEMARDEADRWRPAADVPAARRRPGLGEDELSERLAAGDELPGWFASEPVAREWSRLSPPLHRRGFTVFFTGLSGAGKSTLARELRDELTRCDAREVTLLDGDVVRRSLCAGLGFSAEDRSRNVRRIGWVAAEVTRHGGVAICAPIAPYDADRAEVRARVGEVGEFLLVHVATPLTECERRDRKGLYARARSGDLPEFTGVSAPYESPEDADLVLDTSRLPVRDCVGQVLALLRQRGWVRPWT
- a CDS encoding alpha/beta fold hydrolase, producing MAAHVLPHDRVGNGDHAVLVVHGWFGDRTSFAPVRAHLNRSAHSYVFVDLRGYGEAVDVAGENTVGEAADDLLATADSLGLERFSLVGHSMGGMIAQHVLLKAPDRVRRLVGISPVPASGVPFDEQTWELFAGAAERPQNRRAIIDSTSGNRLPDTWLDAMTRRSVEHTDTRAFRRILDSWSGTDIHQEVEGNPTPVLVCAGAHDKSLTPEVMKATWLQWYPNAELEVYADAGHYAPDEVPLALVARIEAFLAS